The Branchiostoma lanceolatum isolate klBraLanc5 chromosome 3, klBraLanc5.hap2, whole genome shotgun sequence DNA segment ATTTTTCATAAAATGAGGTATTAGTCACATTTTACAACCGTTCCTCTGCTGAATTGTCTACAATAACTACTCCCCTGCAGGCGCTGAATCCACAGTTACAGATCTCGTCCCCAGCAGGCCCAGGTGGGCTCCCACCAGCTGCTGCTGTCGCAGCTGCAGCCGCCACTGCCAAGATCACTGCCCTGGAAGCTGTGGCCAGTACGGCTGCTGTCGTATCAGGCGTGCAGCCAGGGGTGAGTACGATCAGCTCGACGTCACAGGTAAATATGATCTAAGTAGCCAAGAGCACTATTGAGTGATTGAATTATCGGGTATTGTCATACATACTTGAGTCAAGGCTGTTGAAGAATTGTTCTAATGTTGTAACATATTTTCGTATTGGGCACCCAAGGTCTGATTGTGAAAAGTTAGGTCTAGTTGTAGCTGACTGTTTCCCCGTCACAAGATATAAAAAGTGTTTGTGGCAGTTTAATGAGTTTTAAATGTATTACTGtccattgtaaaaaaaaaacaacttcaatGTAGAAACTGTTTGCCACagttaaaaaggaaaaaaattagatGTCTTTTCTCTGTACCTGAGTGTGTAATGACTACCTGtccatttctgttttgtttgtttcattgatttGTTGCTGTCGTGCTGTCTTTCTGTCAAATTCGCTTTTTATtttttgaaatgtgttttgaaaGTGTGAATTTCTTATTATCTACAGCTCCTCTCCCAATCGATGCCAGGTCAGCCTGGCCTGTCCATTCCTGCCCCAGGGCTAGTGCAACTTCCTCAGCCAGTCATGGCATCATCTGCACCTGGCCTCATCACAGGTGGGTCAAATAGCTCAGCCTTGTTTTTACCATGAATGATGATAtttgttttttctgtatttGACGAAATGTTTTTAGGAATTTTGGCTGTATGCTCATTCAGTCAACAAATTTATATTGCGGTGTGTAAGCACATCgactgatgatgaagatgacattGAAATCACATATTGTAGCGTACCATTGTCAAAGtgttcctcttcttcctcaggTGTCACACCAATGAAGCCAGCCGTGACCACCACATCCTCAGCAGGGCCAGCTAATGAGGAGCAGAGAAAAAAGGTTGAAGATGACCTGCCACAGACGCTGGGTCAGCAGGAAAACCTCTCCATCTCAGGCAGCAATGCCCGCCACATGGTCATGCAGAAGCTGCTCAGAAAATCAGAAGTAAGTTCACAGGCTAAACAAATGTTTAAGCTGATGAGGAAGTCCATGGCTCAATACCAATTCAAAGAATTGAGAAACTCATAATTCCGTTGGATGCTTGTTAATAACATTGTTAATGTATTGAAAGGAAGACGTAAGTTTCAGTGACTGATTTTAATGTTGTAAGACATACCTCAATTCAGCCATTACAGCAGCTATGGTGTTGAATGTGATCTTATTGAATAAATAAACCAAGAAAAGACATCTGTAGGCTTTGTTGGTATGTTGGAAAAATGAGATATTTTCCAAGTGAAAATCTTAACCATAtctctttttttccagtctaATGTGATGATCCTAAGAAACATGGTAGGGATTGAGGACCTGGATGATGAGCTGGAAGGGGAAGTGACAGACGAGTGTGGCAAGTATGGCCAAGTCAACAGGGTCATCATCTACCAGGAGAGACAAGGGGAGGAGGAAAATGCAGACGTCATTGTTAAAATATTTGTGGAGTTCTCTGAATCATTCGGTGAGTAGTGAGGAAGTAGATACAGTGTGCAGGTGTCTGTTACATTTTCACTAGTGATAACAGAAAGTGCTGTGTATGTAAATTTATTCCCTAtcatgttgtgttatgttaaaTCTTGAAAGTCAGTTATCTTACTACTGTAGGTTGGTCCTACCTAAAGTTGTTTTCTCAGGGTACCTCTCCtataaaagtttgtttttaggATATTATTCTTAACAATTATCTTCTTTCCCCTTACAGAGGCAGAACGAGGTGTCCAAGCCCTGAATGGCCGGTGGTTTGGAGGCAGAAAAGTCTCAGCAGAGTCATATGATCAGTTGAAGTTCGACTCACAGGATCTATCAGGGTAGCTATAAGCCCATTTCGGACAGATATTATAGATAAGGCACTGTTGACATTACAGTATCTCAAAGCTATTGAGAATAGGCTGACATATCCCAATATTTCTGGTTGTAACTTGAACAGATCATGTAGTGGTTTTTAATTTTACTTGTCTCAGTCTTTGACCAAGTGTGCAATTAATGAGGACTCCAACAAAGCATATAAACATATACTATGCATATATACTCTTGCCAGTGGCTGCTGTCAAGATGACGGTGAACTCGTTCTTCTGTATATCATGTAACTTGCACCCGGCAATTTTCCACAGTAACTGAGAAGGCTTAGGTTGTTAGTGTAGCCTTTCACATTGGTCACTGTGCTGTACAGTGTAGTGACGATATACATTATAGTGATTCCCTCACCTCAGTAGAAATATAATCCGATGTATATCTCTACCCCTCCTGTGCAGCTGTGAACTTAATATGAAACaccaaataatgaaataatataCTTAGCGCCTAGGACTGTGAGAAAATGACGTTTCTTCTTCCAAATGGGATCCTCATAGTATGTGTAGACTGTAGTAAGTATACCTTGATTGGTTTCAATGACCAACTTTCCATGTTGAAAGCAACAGAATGTGTTTGAATAGCCTTTGTGTTACACAGTTTTACGTCCAAACTTTGCTCGAGGGAAAGCATTACATGTGAAATGTCATTGAACAACCGCTTTACTGACAGAGCATTGTAGAAGTTAACTCTGGACAGAAATCAGTCCTCATTTTTTCCTGTCATTTCCTTAGGATGGAAGAGTTAGCAATAGCTGAACATGTTTAGAACTTTGTCTTTGTATCCTCAAATGGTATGTTACATTTGTGTTACATGCCATTCAAAAAATAACTCATAAAACGTTTCATGAAATTTTTGTTGTCTCATACTGAATGGCACTGTCAAAAACAGAATAATGAAAGATGCCAGTGTAGTACTAAAGCTAAGGAAAATCCCCTCTGTTGCATTTAGAAAGTGTGTTTGGATTTGTTCGCAGAAAAGGGTTATGAGATGGAAAAGCAAACCTGCTGCTCAGCCAATCAGTGCTCAGAATTGGTTCAGccagtcgaacagcaggttttttaaGGTTAATATGATAGTGTACAAAATAGATGTTACATGTTTGGTACATGTGGAGAGATGGAGAGTTTATGTGGTCAAGTGCCTTCAAAAATGTGTGATGTACAGTCTCCAGGTTGGCAAATAAAGGATTCCTTTTGTACAGAGATTGTATCTACTTGTGACTCATTGACTACTGTTTCACCTACTTCTTCATGCCTTTTGTTAACAAAGGACAAATACTGTTGTTTTAACCACCTGAAATTTTTGTACTGGTACATACATATTGCTTTCTAATCATTCAGGATAGGTTACAGTGTGGACAGTTTTGTGCCATGATTCATTTGACAAAGGTCTATTCATATATACACCTGAAATATTCTGTCAGCAGGTAAGCATATTTAACAGTGCCAAACATGCAGCAATAGATAGGGAAAAAGATAAGTTTGGCATTTTGTGTATGACATAAGGAAGGCATCTTTACTTCTAAAAACAACTATCTTTGAAACCCAAGGAATCCAGGAGCATCCGTATAGAATTAAACACTATGCCACATAAGAATGATTCAATATTAGTTTTGTCAGCATATGCATAAACTAGTAAACGGGTTGGAATTCAATTCGGGCAGCTAGATGTTAACGTTTTAGGAGAGTTGTCCAAAGTACCAATACATGCTTCCTTGAAAGATCACATTTTCAAGTTTACCAGGCAGAATATCTAATGTTTTCCCATCACCAAAGTTCAATCTGTCAAAATTAtcatctgtcaaaatgtgtgccaaaaacgcactgcggatttggttgctgttaaagtgtataagacaccaatggcatcaaaattaaaaatatcCTGAAATTACATATACTATAATCATATTGTTTGATTAGGACTGTTCAGCCATCAGAGGGCCTGCCCTTCCCACTAATCCTCGACGACGGGGAATGAGCCAGAGATTGTTTGACAACGTAGACATTTGCACAAAACATACAtccttcggatgttattgaacattaaATCATCATAGAGCTacttccagcttttgattcttcccaccaggtaattacattaatcagtgatttTACtctcctgatgacgtcacagtgaacatGGCAATCAGTTTGGAACTTTGCAGtgcggctcggaaagaatgTTCTTTTGGGAAGCAAACAAACTACTAGTAGATATAAGGTCTTTTAATTGAATGTAATCACAATAAttgagcactgtttgctcatcaaataatgtttttcacaagccgtggtgCAAGGTTCTGAACtagctgccatgttcattgtgacgtcatcgggagagttaagtcactgattaatgtaattacctggtgggaagatcaGAGAGaaatcaaaagctggaagtATAGTTTtttatggttcaatgttagataacatcagaagggtgtgtatttgttataAACATTTAGTCTATTCATTGATACTATTCCTATTACagatgataagaaaatgttgtattttcgtgtcataaacactttaaatTATTATTGCTATAATGTTCAACTATATTAACAATTTTATGATCTGATGGAATAATTCAATCAAATGCGTTTTCTATCCATATTTGTTCCTTTTCCCAAGGAGTTTATAAAAAAGACCTTGTTTTAAAAAGAGCATTTTGCATATACTGTGAATATATTTTTCTAGTTAGATAACGAGTCACTGAAATAAAGCGGGACATGACAATAAGCAACACCCATTGAAGTGAGGGATGATCTGATGTCTGATGACAGACAAGAGGAACCAGTCTTCAGAGTTCAGACCAACAATGACCTCATTCATCAGACCCTACCACTATGATATGGTGATCCCGCAATGGTTTGATTTAGACGTACAAAATGCACCTCTTTCTCAAAACACATTGACACTAGCTTTTCTCTCTCTAAGATTGCAGGTTAAACATTTAACTAAAGTACATTAGATAAAATTCGATTTATTTCGAGGCCCCTTTTCCCCTGTTTGGATGGTTTCGCCCTATAACCCCAGATCGACCCTGTTGACGTATCTTTGTGAGACGTGTTGGTGCTCGTCAGAGCAGGTTGCCTGTGTTTTCATCAGCACCACAATAGATTTCCCCTTAATTTTCCACAACAAAGTCGTTACCAAGTGTACCAGTGGCAGATATAGGGATTCGAGAAGCACACAGACCTGGTTTGGCGCATCCATAGACCCGCAGACACCTAGGCTGCGCGCCCTGCGCCTTCATCTGACGAACGAACATGGCGGACGCAGTTTTAGTGTTGACGGTCATCGGTGTCTTCTTCCTCCCGGTTCTGGGTTTTGCATTGCTGATTCTCATCCCTGCTGCTGTTGGGGTTTCACTGGGAATTCGGAAACTCTACCTGAAGGTCCTCATTCGTGTATTTGAGGTAAACGGGGATTCTAGTCGTCTAGATTCTAGGGATTCTGGGTGGACAGATAACGtagatactagtagtaaatgcccccctcccatctaTGCCCAAGAGACTGTAGGAAGCTGTCTCATGGATGGCACATAGTGGACATGTTGAACTTGAAAGTGCCATTTTAAATATGGGCTTTCGCAGAGTACAATTTTATTATGGTGTCTGTAGGACTTCTGACCTACATTCAAGGACCTGTTTATCATCAAGTGActctcaccaaggaggttttatatagataaaacctccttgctctcacTGGACCAGTTCGCATTTACCGTACATGGACACAGATATTTTATGATGTCACGTTGGGGTCAAAAAGCCAACCTGGTGTAGTTGTCTTTAATTGGACTTCATAGACATTTTGGTAGACCTGAGACTGGCAAACAATTTGTAAACCTTGAATTAACCTTGAATTGTCAAGTGTCGCTGTCCTGGCATTTGCCCAGTGGTTGTTGCTTTCCATTTCCAAATTTTCATTCTTGACGTTGTCTTGGCAGCCTTCTCTCCATGCTTATGAGTGCTACCCAACACTAAGTCTTCGTACCATTATCCAGTACGATACTGCGGAAATCTTTGaagtacaggtccaaaatgtTGATGTATCTGCATTTTGACAGAATAAAATTACACTCAAGTACAGTAACGTAAAGTAACCAGTTTACGTGCAGGAGcagttcaccgtcagttattggtATGCGCAGACTTCGAGGTGAACTGCGAAAAAGAAAACTAGGAAAGAAGTGTCCATTACTTGTTATCATTGTGCATGTATATTTATTCAGTGCATTTGAATAAGTTTGCATCCGGCAAAACAGTGAATTATCCAACAAAACTGTCCATTATGCATAACATTGTAATGGATGGCCCAATTCCATGGTATTTCCAAACTGCGATTATTGTCCCTTTTTTAAAATATCCTACCAACGCTAAATAACTTGCAACATCATCTGACACTGAACCTTGAGTCATTATCTCAACAATCCATCTTGATCTTATGTATGATCTTCCAAAGAGCTCTCCAAAACTGCATGTTATTGAGTGACTATCATCGCCGAAGGCCGTGTTATGGAATGCCATTTTGCATCACATGATTCTGCCGATAACGTTTATACATGGAGGGCAAGGAAAAGTCGCAAAGGGGCGCTGTTTTAGTCCAACTTATATGGGGAGGGCACACAGCGTGGCACTTGCATACTGAATGCGCTTCAAGGCTTATACCAATctatgaccccgttcatactaaatcgcgtaaatcgcgaaatcgcgtaaatcgcgataatgtggcttagtatgaacgctccaaatcgcatttgaaatcgcccgaaatcgctttccacgaaaccacctccggaggtggtttactcgcgatttgcctgcattgcgacttagtatgaacgctcgaaatcgccttgatgcgcgttgggcgctttactttgcatattgacccggtcatgggtcaaggggtcatctgcaaattcagtctttccgctcattatacgatgttcatctacctcctagcttgttggaatattacgccgaatgcggcggaaatatgtcagaatcgggcagcgattttggcgtatggaatgacgaaaacgcatgtactgatggccatcttcggggatgtggggatttagaagaaactcaagggatcccaccgaaaccagaacgtgtacgctgaagtggcgactgcctgagttggccaaatacgcgaaaacatggaagtaatgccgcactattaaaggtaaaaaaactcaagatgaagtacaagaaggtcattgaacacaacagtaagagtggtgacaatcgaataacgcgtccgCCGTTGATCAAGCTGTcggacgcgattttacaactcgcgctcgttcgacccctggtgtgaaagAATGCGACTCaaggcgatttcgcgatttgcgcgatttagtatgaacggggtctatgcAAGTCATAACAACCTCTAAATGCGTCTTTATTGCCATTAGTATGATTGTGCAAGTTGTGGAACAGCATGGTGCTATGAGTGGCGTTCTGTTGGGGGTAGATTCCTTATCGGTATGTTTAGCGGCGCTACAAAGCTGCAAAGTGCACGCTATGTCATCGATATGGAAACAATTATTCATCATGCTTTGTTAGTAGATTACTTCGGGCACTTTTTGTGGGAAATTATCAGATACATGTCCTTTCGAAAAATAATTCAGGGAGAAA contains these protein-coding regions:
- the LOC136430901 gene encoding poly(U)-binding-splicing factor PUF60-like isoform X6 is translated as MEQSIKSVLVKQTIAHQQQQMTNLQIAAQRQRALALMCRIYVGSIYYELREDTLKQAFSPFGPIKNIDLSWDPLTMKHKGYAFIEYEIPEAAQLALEQMNGVMLGGRNIKVGRPSNMASAQPIVDQLVEEAKHYNRIYVSSVHPDLAADDIKSVFEAFGKIKSCELAPDAVTGKHKGYGFLEYEKPQSAQDAIASMNLFDLGGQYLRVGKAVTPPKHALNPQLQISSPAGPGGLPPAAAVAAAAATAKITALEAVASTAAVVSGVQPGVSTISSTSQLLSQSMPGQPGLSIPAPGLVQLPQPVMASSAPGLITGVTPMKPAVTTTSSAGPANEEQRKKVEDDLPQTLGQQENLSISGSNARHMVMQKLLRKSESNVMILRNMVGIEDLDDELEGEVTDECGKYGQVNRVIIYQERQGEEENADVIVKIFVEFSESFEAERGVQALNGRWFGGRKVSAESYDQLKFDSQDLSG
- the LOC136430901 gene encoding poly(U)-binding-splicing factor PUF60-like isoform X5, whose translation is MVSGDEGKGKAPGLPPLTKDQQEAVTKAKKYAMEQSIKSVLVKQTIAHQQQQMTNLQIAAQRQRALALMCRIYVGSIYYELREDTLKQAFSPFGPIKNIDLSWDPLTMKHKGYAFIEYEIPEAAQLALEQMNGVMLGGRNIKVGRPSNMASAQPIVDQLVEEAKHYNRIYVSSVHPDLAADDIKSVFEAFGKIKSCELAPDAVTGKHKGYGFLEYEKPQSAQDAIASMNLFDLGGQYLRVGKAVTPPKHALNPQLQISSPAGPGGLPPAAAVAAAAATAKITALEAVASTAAVVSGVQPGVSTISSTSQLLSQSMPGQPGLSIPAPGLVQLPQPVMASSAPGLITGVTPMKPAVTTTSSAGPANEEQRKKVEDDLPQTLGQQENLSISGSNARHMVMQKLLRKSESNVMILRNMVGIEDLDDELEGEVTDECGKYGQVNRVIIYQERQGEEENADVIVKIFVEFSESFEAERGVQALNGRWFGGRKVSAESYDQLKFDSQDLSG